From a single Oceanispirochaeta sp. M1 genomic region:
- the flgG gene encoding flagellar basal-body rod protein FlgG, with protein MMRSLWTAASGMNGQQFNIDTISNNLSNVNTTGFKQVRADFEDLIYQTSRIAGTPATEDTVVPTGIQVGHGVKVAASQRMFTQGSLQNTGNESDIAIQGEGFFRTLQIDGSYGYSRDGAFKIDSNGQLVTSNGNKVLPEVILPEGFIRESFAISQDGRINVKLPGSDDPVDVGQVQLFRFVNPAGLQAIGENTFKLTSASGDPIGGRPGFDGMGKVYQKFLENSNVSVVKEMVNMIVAQRAYELNSKAIQTSDSMLGIANNLKR; from the coding sequence ATGATGAGATCATTATGGACAGCAGCATCCGGAATGAACGGACAGCAGTTCAACATTGATACGATTTCAAATAACCTTTCGAATGTAAACACAACAGGTTTTAAGCAGGTACGTGCGGATTTTGAAGATCTTATCTATCAGACCAGCCGGATTGCCGGTACACCCGCTACCGAGGATACTGTGGTTCCTACAGGAATCCAGGTAGGTCACGGTGTAAAGGTTGCCGCATCCCAGAGAATGTTTACTCAGGGATCTCTTCAGAACACAGGGAATGAATCAGATATTGCCATTCAGGGCGAAGGATTCTTCAGAACTCTCCAGATTGACGGCAGTTACGGGTATTCCAGAGATGGTGCATTCAAGATTGACAGCAATGGTCAGCTTGTCACATCCAACGGTAATAAGGTACTTCCCGAAGTAATCCTTCCCGAGGGATTCATCAGAGAATCATTTGCTATCAGCCAGGATGGAAGAATCAATGTAAAACTCCCCGGAAGTGATGATCCTGTTGATGTAGGGCAGGTTCAGCTGTTCCGTTTTGTAAACCCTGCCGGTCTGCAGGCTATCGGTGAAAATACATTTAAATTAACAAGTGCATCGGGTGATCCCATAGGCGGAAGGCCCGGATTTGACGGAATGGGTAAAGTTTATCAGAAATTCCTTGAGAACTCCAACGTTTCTGTCGTTAAAGAAATGGTAAACATGATTGTGGCACAGAGGGCATATGAATTAAACTCCAAGGCCATACAGACATCAGATTCCATGCTTGGAATCGCAAATAACCTGAAAAGGTAG
- a CDS encoding rod-binding protein: MDSISAAGNFHLSNSSSIQLENKLSNTSISNAEMKKLKSACDDFEAIFIKQMLDAMKKTINRSELTKRNMGEDIFEDMLYDEYSKKMSGTAGLGIGDMMFQQLSRQLPGELLS, encoded by the coding sequence ATGGACAGCATCAGCGCAGCAGGGAATTTTCATCTAAGTAATAGTTCTTCCATACAGCTTGAGAATAAACTGAGCAATACCAGCATCTCTAACGCAGAGATGAAGAAACTCAAATCGGCCTGTGATGATTTTGAAGCTATATTTATCAAGCAGATGCTGGATGCCATGAAAAAAACCATAAACCGCTCAGAACTAACCAAAAGAAATATGGGTGAAGATATCTTTGAAGACATGCTCTACGATGAGTATTCAAAGAAAATGAGCGGAACAGCGGGTCTGGGCATCGGTGATATGATGTTTCAGCAGCTCTCCCGCCAATTGCCAGGTGAACTACTGTCTTGA